TCCACTCTTCCCTTACCCTCCTCACCGCTGAAATTAAAGTAAACCTGTTTCAGATGTTCCTTGTTCCCCAAGCAGCCTCCCTCTCTACCACCATTTTTCATGCCAGCATTTACTCCCGTGTTCGTGAAGGGTATGTTGATTTCAAGAAAACCTTTCAGGTTCCTAAGAGCTTTCAGGTCTTCTAGCCCAGAAAACAACTCCTTGTTTGATCTCGTATCTCCCACGACAAACTTATTAAGCGTGTGAAGGCAAGTCAACTTACCCATGCCCCTTGGCATATAACTCAACACATTACACTCGCTCAAGTCCAAGACCCTCAGTTTAACTAGCTTGCTCAAATCTTTCGGCAACTCTTTCAAACTTGAACAGAGGATTAAATTTAATATCTGAAGATTATGCAGTTTGGTAATTGGTTCTGGGAGAACTTCTAGGTTTTTGTTGTTCGAGAGGTCTAGATATCTTAAATGTATCAGCTCACCAATTGAGCCCGGCAAACTCTCTATTTCTGAATCTTTCAAGAACAAAGCCCTCAGATACTTCCAGTTAGCTAGTAATGCACCAACACAGGACACGCCTATCTTGTCATCTAAAGAAAGAAATGAACGTATATGGGTCTTAGTAAAAGATAAACTTGAAGATCCAGTGTTAAAAACAGATAGATGGCGAACTTTTTTATCCACTTCTCCATTTATGGTATTCACTATGCAAATCTCCTTTCTTACGACTTCTTGAGCAAGATCGTGCATCAAATCATGCATCTTAAATGATTGAATACCACCCTCTTCATCTTTCCCCACGTCTTGGAAAAAACACCTCTGCAACAGGATTGAAAAAAATTCCTCAGCGACATCTTCCATATTCAAATGACGACCATCTAGCTGAATGTAGCCTTGTGCCATCCAGAGCCGAATCAATTCCAACTTCAAAATGCGATGGTCTTTAGGGAAGATCGCACAATACCCAAAGCAACACTTTAGTGGGGTATCAAGCTGATAATAACTAAGTTTCAATATAGGAATGATGCCATCTTTGCTTCCATCAACTTTCGCTAATCCCAACTTCTGAACAGAAAGCCACTTATGTTTATCTTGGTCATAAAGAAGACTTCCCACCACTCTAATTGCGAGAGGGACATTAGCACATCTCACGACAATATCTTCACCAAGTTTAACCAAGTCTTCAGGAGGGTTTGCGTGCTGGGATCCAAATGCTACCCTTTTAAATAAACACCACGAATTATCCTTGGACAAACCTTGCAGCTCGTGCCTTGGACTGTCTCCTACTATGATTCTTGTTGTCTTCTTTGAGCGTGTAGTTACGACAATCCAACTTCCCCTTTCACCTCCCATCAAAAATTGTGTCAATATACGCCATTGTTCAGAATTTTCAGTCCACACATCATCCAAAACAAGCAAGTATTTTTTTCCAGCAAGTTGTTCTCGAAGTTGGCTTTGCAACCCATCCATGGTACATCCCTCATTCTTCATATGACCCTTATTAGCCGAAGCTAGAATCTTACCAAGAACCGCTTTTACATCAAGAGATTCCTGATTTTCATCAGCGACACAAGTCCATAACCTCATTGGAAATGCATTTTTGACCCTAGCATTGTTAAACACGAGTTGGGCAAGAGCAGTTTTGCCCAATCCACCCATCCCTACAATAGGGAGGAAAGATACATTTTGTTGAACAATAGGATCTAGCAACACACCAACAATTTTCTCCAAATCAGACTCTCTTCCAATGATATCAGCTTCGTACACATAAGAACAGGTTTCAAGCCTTCTATCCCTGATAGGCTTAGGATCAATGTTGAAGTTGAAACGAGTATCAAAAGCAATGGCATCCAACTTTTTCTTGATCATCTTAACCTCTTGAGCCATCTTATAAGCCTTCCCATACTTGCCGAATAAAGCAAGGACACGAACCTTGATACCCTTAGTAAGCTTCTCCTGTTCAGCAAGAGTGACAAACTCGTCGAAGAGATCATCAGCATCATAAACTGCATCTTTGAGTTCCTCGATAAACAACCGGTCTTGCTTGGATAGGTCTTGCTTGGCTTCAGCATCCTCGAGAGCAGCTTTGATTCTGACGACGGTGCCACTGAGATCATTAAGTTGGGATTTGCATCCAAGGATGGAGCAAATTTGTTTGACCTCATTACACTGTAGAGCTGCAAACAATGTTTGAGCAGCAGACAAGACCATTCCAGCAATTTCCATGTTTATGAAAGTTGAGGTGAAAATGgtgtagagagagagagaaagtgagagagtGATAATGCAGAAAATAGCAAGTTCTGGTGAAAATGGTGACCAACAATACAAAGACCAGGTCAAACTTTCAGATTATCAAGTTCAATTATTCACATGGGCCATGGATAGTTCAATTATTTCTTCATGTTGTCAATTGTTCAATTACTGCAGCTAAGCAGTAGTGCAGACGTGCAGTAGTGACAGTTTTGGACTTGCTAGGTACATTCATTTCCTTTCACATGTAATGGGTTTCCTTTCAGTAATTTATTTTTCCAATTGTGATCAGTATTTCACATCAACTGCATTTTCCTAAATAATTAGTAATTTTGCATACCCTATTTTGAAagaatcaaaaaaataaaatccatACATTTTAACAAACTTAGAAGAAACAGATGGTAGAGATGCTACTACTAATCTGGACACTTTGCTTTTTAGAATACCACATCAATACAAATTTGTAATCAGTAATTTGTTAGCATCTAAGCATAATTT
This genomic stretch from Spinacia oleracea cultivar Varoflay chromosome 3, BTI_SOV_V1, whole genome shotgun sequence harbors:
- the LOC110784112 gene encoding putative disease resistance protein RGA3 isoform X1, giving the protein MEIAGMVLSAAQTLFAALQCNEVKQICSILGCKSQLNDLSGTVVRIKAALEDAEAKQDLSKQDRLFIEELKDAVYDADDLFDEFVTLAEQEKLTKGIKVRVLALFGKYGKAYKMAQEVKMIKKKLDAIAFDTRFNFNIDPKPIRDRRLETCSYVYEADIIGRESDLEKIVGVLLDPIVQQNVSFLPIVGMGGLGKTALAQLVFNNARVKNAFPMRLWTCVADENQESLDVKAVLGKILASANKGHMKNEGCTMDGLQSQLREQLAGKKYLLVLDDVWTENSEQWRILTQFLMGGERGSWIVVTTRSKKTTRIIVGDSPRHELQGLSKDNSWCLFKRVAFGSQHANPPEDLVKLGEDIVVRCANVPLAIRVVGSLLYDQDKHKWLSVQKLGLAKVDGSKDGIIPILKLSYYQLDTPLKCCFGYCAIFPKDHRILKLELIRLWMAQGYIQLDGRHLNMEDVAEEFFSILLQRCFFQDVGKDEEGGIQSFKMHDLMHDLAQEVVRKEICIVNTINGEVDKKVRHLSVFNTGSSSLSFTKTHIRSFLSLDDKIGVSCVGALLANWKYLRALFLKDSEIESLPGSIGELIHLRYLDLSNNKNLEVLPEPITKLHNLQILNLILCSSLKELPKDLSKLVKLRVLDLSECNVLSYMPRGMGKLTCLHTLNKFVVGDTRSNKELFSGLEDLKALRNLKGFLEINIPFTNTGVNAGMKNGGREGGCLGNKEHLKQVYFNFSGEEGKGRVEYNEAVMGELQPEPNLEIFLLSDYHGVRMPCWPMEDKLASFLPNLVSIVFCRCPYLQYSGQLRLPLLKTLAVNNCPNLIATLQCPALEDLTLINFNKKFELVSMRSIESKEFGEAIPSGIPASSSSFSYDIGLKLREVETDNVAWLKTLLMGVVKLIIWKDNEVESLGEAREMFCSSSSSLKFLVIYDCYKLKSVVFGGLEHLTALETLEIYKCPNLSLEEVEREDGMPWQPIHHTLCTLYLDCLPRLVDLPNWIQYLTSLKNLMIKDCKGLESMPNWMSKLTSLELLKLLHCSERLNERCRPSTGEDWAHIQHIPLNDIPSVYRNKDLGAETE
- the LOC110784112 gene encoding putative disease resistance protein RGA3 isoform X2, which encodes MAQEVKMIKKKLDAIAFDTRFNFNIDPKPIRDRRLETCSYVYEADIIGRESDLEKIVGVLLDPIVQQNVSFLPIVGMGGLGKTALAQLVFNNARVKNAFPMRLWTCVADENQESLDVKAVLGKILASANKGHMKNEGCTMDGLQSQLREQLAGKKYLLVLDDVWTENSEQWRILTQFLMGGERGSWIVVTTRSKKTTRIIVGDSPRHELQGLSKDNSWCLFKRVAFGSQHANPPEDLVKLGEDIVVRCANVPLAIRVVGSLLYDQDKHKWLSVQKLGLAKVDGSKDGIIPILKLSYYQLDTPLKCCFGYCAIFPKDHRILKLELIRLWMAQGYIQLDGRHLNMEDVAEEFFSILLQRCFFQDVGKDEEGGIQSFKMHDLMHDLAQEVVRKEICIVNTINGEVDKKVRHLSVFNTGSSSLSFTKTHIRSFLSLDDKIGVSCVGALLANWKYLRALFLKDSEIESLPGSIGELIHLRYLDLSNNKNLEVLPEPITKLHNLQILNLILCSSLKELPKDLSKLVKLRVLDLSECNVLSYMPRGMGKLTCLHTLNKFVVGDTRSNKELFSGLEDLKALRNLKGFLEINIPFTNTGVNAGMKNGGREGGCLGNKEHLKQVYFNFSGEEGKGRVEYNEAVMGELQPEPNLEIFLLSDYHGVRMPCWPMEDKLASFLPNLVSIVFCRCPYLQYSGQLRLPLLKTLAVNNCPNLIATLQCPALEDLTLINFNKKFELVSMRSIESKEFGEAIPSGIPASSSSFSYDIGLKLREVETDNVAWLKTLLMGVVKLIIWKDNEVESLGEAREMFCSSSSSLKFLVIYDCYKLKSVVFGGLEHLTALETLEIYKCPNLSLEEVEREDGMPWQPIHHTLCTLYLDCLPRLVDLPNWIQYLTSLKNLMIKDCKGLESMPNWMSKLTSLELLKLLHCSERLNERCRPSTGEDWAHIQHIPLNDIPSVYRNKDLGAETE